In Oryzihumus leptocrescens, the following are encoded in one genomic region:
- a CDS encoding RNA polymerase sigma factor, translating to MATREARFEELFARTRSALMGYAVRRVGDPADAADVVAETYLVAWRRLDEVPPGEETRLWLFGVARRVLANHQRGERRRLALADRLREDLSGWSPEPSTGEADAVGRAMRRLSADDRELLTLVAWEGLSRDEVAVALGVTRAVVRLRLHRARGRLAAGLRVEGVDLKRFSVTGHVPGGRASAHSDLKEA from the coding sequence ATGGCGACGCGCGAGGCGCGCTTCGAGGAGCTGTTCGCGCGGACCAGGTCCGCGCTGATGGGGTATGCCGTGCGCCGGGTCGGCGACCCGGCCGACGCCGCCGACGTGGTCGCCGAGACCTACCTCGTGGCCTGGCGGCGGCTCGACGAGGTGCCACCGGGGGAGGAGACCCGGCTGTGGCTGTTCGGCGTGGCCCGCCGGGTGCTGGCGAACCACCAGCGCGGCGAACGGCGCCGGCTCGCGCTGGCCGACCGGCTGCGCGAGGACCTGTCGGGTTGGTCGCCCGAACCGTCCACCGGGGAGGCCGACGCGGTGGGCCGGGCCATGCGCCGGCTCTCGGCGGACGACCGCGAGCTGCTGACGCTGGTCGCGTGGGAGGGCCTGTCCCGTGACGAGGTCGCGGTCGCGCTCGGCGTCACCCGCGCCGTGGTGCGGCTGCGGCTGCACCGTGCCCGAGGCCGGCTCGCGGCTGGCCTGCGGGTGGAAGGCGTTGACCTGAAACGGTTTTCGGTGACGGGACATGTACCTGGTGGTAGGGCGAGTGCCCACTCCGACCTGAAGGAGGCGTGA
- a CDS encoding nicotinate phosphoribosyltransferase, with product MTSTALLTDHYELTMLQAALRSGAAGRRCVFEVFARRLPDGRRYGVVAGTGRLLRDLADFRFGEAEIERLRGAGVVDEDTLAYLAAYRFSGSIHGYAEGECYFPGSPLLVVEGTFAEAVLLETLVLSVLNHDSAVAAASSRMTGAAEGRPCIEMGSRRTHEDAAVAAARAAYVTGFAATSNLEAGREFGVPTTGTSAHAFTLLHDSEREAFEAQVASLGKGTTLLVDTYDVATAVRTAVEVAGPELGAVRLDSGDLLAQAREVRRQLDGLGATGTRIVVTSDLDEHAIAALAAAPVDAYGVGTSLVTGSGAPTAGLVYKLVAREDANGEIVGVAKKSKDKATVAGRKWALRRRNAAGIAEAEVIGVGEPPANDGDDRPLLVELVRDGEVVGATTLEQARARHEQSRAELPARALQLSRGEPAIPTVYEA from the coding sequence GTGACGAGTACCGCCCTGCTCACCGACCACTACGAGCTGACCATGCTGCAGGCCGCCCTGCGCAGCGGCGCAGCCGGACGGCGTTGCGTCTTCGAGGTTTTCGCCCGGCGCCTGCCGGACGGCCGGCGGTACGGCGTGGTGGCCGGCACCGGCCGGCTGCTGCGCGACCTGGCCGACTTCCGTTTCGGGGAGGCCGAGATCGAGCGCCTGCGCGGCGCAGGGGTGGTGGACGAGGACACGCTGGCGTACCTCGCGGCATACCGGTTCTCCGGCAGCATCCACGGCTACGCCGAGGGCGAGTGCTACTTCCCCGGCTCGCCGCTGCTCGTGGTCGAGGGGACCTTCGCCGAGGCGGTGCTGCTGGAGACCCTGGTGCTCTCGGTGCTCAACCACGACAGCGCCGTCGCGGCGGCCTCCTCGCGGATGACCGGCGCTGCCGAGGGCCGGCCGTGCATCGAGATGGGGTCGCGCCGCACGCACGAGGACGCTGCCGTGGCCGCCGCCCGAGCTGCCTACGTCACCGGCTTCGCCGCGACGAGCAACCTCGAGGCGGGCCGGGAGTTCGGCGTGCCGACCACCGGCACCAGCGCCCACGCGTTCACCCTGCTGCACGACAGCGAGCGCGAGGCGTTCGAGGCGCAGGTCGCCAGTCTGGGCAAGGGCACCACCTTGCTGGTGGACACCTATGACGTGGCCACCGCGGTGCGCACCGCCGTCGAGGTCGCCGGGCCCGAGCTGGGCGCCGTGCGCCTGGACTCCGGGGACCTGCTGGCCCAGGCCCGGGAGGTGCGCCGGCAGCTGGACGGGCTCGGGGCGACCGGCACGCGCATCGTGGTCACCTCCGACCTGGACGAGCACGCCATCGCCGCCCTGGCCGCCGCACCGGTCGACGCCTACGGCGTGGGCACCTCCCTGGTGACCGGGTCCGGTGCACCGACCGCCGGCCTGGTCTACAAGCTGGTCGCCCGCGAGGACGCCAACGGCGAGATCGTCGGGGTCGCCAAGAAGAGCAAGGACAAGGCCACGGTGGCCGGCCGCAAGTGGGCGCTGCGCCGGCGCAACGCCGCCGGCATCGCCGAGGCCGAGGTGATCGGCGTCGGCGAGCCGCCGGCGAACGACGGCGACGACCGCCCGCTGCTGGTCGAGCTGGTCCGTGACGGCGAGGTCGTGGGCGCGACCACCCTGGAGCAGGCGCGGGCCCGCCACGAGCAGTCGCGCGCCGAGCTTCCTGCCAGGGCGCTGCAGCTGTCCCGCGGCGAGCCCGCGATCCCCACCGTCTACGAGGCCTGA
- the clpS gene encoding ATP-dependent Clp protease adapter ClpS → MSIAPVEQELTDLAEESDLDRPWITLVWNDPVNLMSYVTYVFQSYFGYSREKAEKLMLDVHQKGRAVVSTGPREKMEHDTEALQGYGLWATFQKDE, encoded by the coding sequence GTGTCCATCGCCCCCGTGGAGCAGGAGCTCACCGACCTCGCCGAGGAGTCCGACCTCGACCGCCCGTGGATCACCCTCGTGTGGAACGACCCGGTGAACCTGATGTCCTACGTCACCTACGTCTTCCAGAGCTACTTCGGCTACTCCCGCGAGAAGGCCGAGAAGCTCATGCTCGACGTGCACCAGAAGGGCAGGGCCGTGGTGTCGACCGGACCGCGGGAGAAGATGGAGCACGACACCGAGGCCCTCCAGGGCTACGGGCTGTGGGCGACCTTCCAGAAGGACGAGTGA
- a CDS encoding DUF2017 domain-containing protein, with product MATAFKRKGEHFVARLDDIEREVVVGLMQQVLELVEPEGVEATGDAFEDLVATIGVPRLDEAGPVEEPEDPALARLLPSGNRQDDAVASEFRRLTEHGLRERKAANLEAAIDALTGMTGDKVTLDRSQAQAVVVALTDVRLVLGERLGLRTDEDADALVERLEQAGEQDIETMLAAYYDFLTWLQESLTLVLMG from the coding sequence GTGGCGACCGCGTTCAAGCGCAAGGGTGAGCACTTCGTCGCCCGCCTCGACGACATCGAGCGCGAGGTCGTCGTCGGCCTCATGCAGCAGGTGCTCGAGCTGGTCGAGCCCGAGGGGGTGGAGGCCACCGGCGACGCGTTCGAGGACCTCGTCGCCACCATCGGCGTGCCGCGGCTGGACGAGGCGGGGCCGGTCGAGGAGCCGGAGGACCCGGCGCTGGCCCGGCTGCTGCCCAGCGGCAACCGGCAGGACGACGCGGTGGCCTCGGAGTTCCGCCGGCTGACCGAGCACGGGCTGCGGGAGCGCAAGGCGGCCAACCTCGAGGCGGCCATCGATGCGCTGACGGGGATGACGGGGGACAAGGTCACCCTCGACCGCTCCCAGGCCCAGGCCGTCGTCGTGGCGCTCACCGACGTGCGTCTGGTGCTGGGGGAGCGGCTCGGCCTGCGGACCGACGAGGACGCCGACGCCCTGGTCGAGCGGCTGGAGCAGGCCGGGGAGCAGGACATCGAGACGATGCTCGCGGCCTACTACGACTTCCTCACCTGGCTGCAGGAGTCGCTGACGCTGGTGCTGATGGGCTGA
- a CDS encoding winged helix-turn-helix transcriptional regulator: MGSSYHQFCPVAKAMELLDERWTLLLVRELLMGSDRFNQLRRGLPRMSPTLLSRRLHELERAGVLTREVDGTEVRYVLTPAGAELRPVVEALGVWGVRWVPEIGDADLDPKLLLWDMHRHVDPDAVPAGRTVMQFRFPDAARGARDWWLVITAAETDVCDVDPGFDVTVRVTASLRRLVDVWRGEVPWSDALRSGGLEVDGPEALRRAVPRWFTLSPFAGVPRPERLSGEGTLAGAPGDAPEGVSPSAPASATPAAR, from the coding sequence GTGGGCTCGTCCTACCACCAGTTCTGCCCCGTCGCGAAGGCCATGGAGCTGCTCGACGAGCGCTGGACGCTGCTGCTCGTGCGCGAGCTGCTGATGGGTAGCGACCGCTTCAACCAGCTCCGCCGCGGCCTGCCGCGGATGTCACCGACGCTGCTGTCCCGAAGGCTGCACGAGCTCGAGCGGGCCGGGGTGCTGACCAGAGAGGTCGACGGCACCGAGGTGCGCTACGTGCTGACCCCGGCCGGTGCGGAGCTGCGCCCGGTCGTGGAGGCGCTCGGCGTCTGGGGTGTGCGCTGGGTGCCCGAGATCGGCGACGCGGACCTCGACCCCAAGCTGCTGCTGTGGGACATGCACCGGCACGTCGACCCCGACGCCGTCCCGGCGGGCCGCACGGTGATGCAGTTCCGCTTCCCCGACGCCGCCAGGGGTGCCCGGGACTGGTGGCTGGTCATCACCGCCGCCGAGACCGACGTGTGCGACGTCGACCCCGGGTTCGACGTGACCGTCCGGGTCACTGCGAGCCTGCGCCGGCTGGTCGACGTGTGGCGCGGCGAGGTGCCCTGGTCGGACGCGCTGCGGTCGGGCGGTCTGGAGGTCGACGGCCCCGAGGCCCTGCGCCGGGCCGTGCCGCGGTGGTTCACGCTTTCCCCGTTCGCCGGGGTGCCGCGCCCGGAGCGGCTCAGCGGGGAGGGCACGCTGGCGGGCGCACCGGGGGACGCACCGGAGGGCGTCAGCCCATCAGCACCAGCGTCAGCGACTCCTGCAGCCAGGTGA
- a CDS encoding class I SAM-dependent methyltransferase yields the protein MTTATDAVQADRELKARHRAMWALGDYPALADEIIAELGPTLVRACGIGPGDRVLDVAAGSGNAAIPAALGGAQVVASDLTPELLETGRRVAAAQGAQLQWREADAEELPFADGAFDVVMSCVGVMFAPHHQAAADELVRVCRPGGTVGLLSWTPEGFIGRMFATMKPYAPASPPGAQPPPLWGSEEHVRALLGDRVSGVEVCRQRLRVDHFATPEEFRDYFKARYGPTISTYRAIADDPERVAALDHDLAELARREPVTEWEYLLVTARRA from the coding sequence ATGACGACAGCGACCGACGCGGTGCAGGCCGACCGCGAGCTGAAGGCCCGCCACCGGGCCATGTGGGCACTGGGTGACTACCCGGCCCTGGCGGACGAGATCATCGCCGAGCTGGGCCCGACCCTGGTGCGGGCCTGTGGCATCGGTCCCGGCGACCGGGTGCTCGACGTGGCCGCCGGGTCGGGCAACGCCGCCATCCCCGCCGCGCTCGGCGGCGCCCAGGTGGTGGCCAGCGACCTGACCCCCGAGCTGCTCGAGACCGGGCGTCGCGTCGCGGCCGCGCAGGGCGCCCAGCTGCAGTGGCGCGAGGCGGACGCGGAGGAGCTGCCGTTCGCCGACGGCGCGTTCGACGTGGTCATGTCCTGCGTCGGCGTGATGTTCGCGCCGCACCACCAGGCCGCCGCCGACGAGCTGGTCCGGGTCTGCCGCCCCGGTGGCACGGTCGGGCTGCTCAGCTGGACCCCGGAGGGCTTCATCGGCCGGATGTTCGCCACGATGAAGCCGTATGCCCCGGCCTCGCCGCCGGGCGCGCAGCCGCCGCCGCTGTGGGGCAGCGAGGAGCACGTGCGGGCACTGCTCGGTGACCGGGTGAGCGGGGTCGAGGTGTGCCGGCAGCGGCTGCGCGTGGACCACTTCGCCACGCCGGAGGAGTTCCGCGACTACTTCAAGGCCCGCTACGGCCCGACGATCTCGACCTACCGGGCGATTGCCGACGACCCCGAGAGGGTGGCCGCCCTCGACCACGACCTGGCCGAGCTGGCCCGGCGTGAGCCGGTCACCGAGTGGGAGTACCTCCTGGTCACCGCCCGCCGCGCCTGA
- a CDS encoding type IV toxin-antitoxin system AbiEi family antitoxin domain-containing protein, whose amino-acid sequence MSNRELARHRAEQLSRSQAGAVSRRQCLAVGMTPRQVEWLVGSGRWRMAFRGVYVTHMGPVEWLTRAGAALLACGDGAALSHASAARVNGLTDRDPPGVEVLVPTHRRVVGRWAVVVRTRRDLDQSVRRGTWPPRTSIEDTVLDLTAAGDADEAVSWVAKACQRRLTSPARLGAALSRRGRHRWGALLRLALDDVADGAESVLELRYVNGVERPHGLPAATRQQRAMRAGRRWRDDNAYERQRVLVELDGRVGHVGEGAFRDRSRDNGALLDGWVTLRFGWQDVTQRPCLVAADVAKVLRDRGWAGRARRCGPRCLLHATA is encoded by the coding sequence ATGTCGAACCGAGAGCTCGCACGCCACCGGGCCGAGCAGCTGTCCCGTTCACAGGCTGGTGCGGTCAGCCGGAGGCAGTGCCTCGCCGTGGGCATGACCCCCCGCCAGGTGGAGTGGCTCGTCGGATCAGGCCGGTGGCGCATGGCGTTCCGCGGCGTCTACGTCACGCACATGGGCCCGGTCGAGTGGCTCACCCGAGCCGGCGCCGCGCTGCTGGCCTGTGGCGACGGGGCGGCGTTGTCCCACGCCAGCGCCGCACGGGTCAACGGGCTCACGGACCGCGACCCGCCTGGGGTCGAGGTTCTGGTGCCCACCCACCGCCGCGTCGTCGGCCGCTGGGCGGTCGTCGTCAGGACCCGCCGCGACCTCGACCAGAGCGTCCGCCGGGGCACCTGGCCGCCCCGCACCAGCATCGAGGACACGGTCCTGGACCTCACCGCCGCGGGAGACGCCGACGAAGCGGTCTCGTGGGTCGCCAAGGCGTGCCAGCGCAGGCTCACGAGCCCCGCCCGGCTCGGCGCTGCCCTGTCCCGGCGCGGTCGGCACCGGTGGGGCGCCCTGCTCCGCCTTGCGCTGGACGACGTGGCGGACGGCGCCGAGAGCGTCCTGGAACTGCGGTACGTCAACGGGGTCGAGCGGCCACACGGGCTGCCGGCGGCGACGCGACAGCAGCGCGCGATGCGAGCCGGGCGCCGCTGGCGCGACGACAACGCCTATGAGCGGCAGCGTGTCCTCGTCGAGCTCGACGGTCGGGTCGGCCATGTCGGTGAGGGCGCCTTCCGCGACCGGTCCCGCGACAACGGGGCGCTGCTCGACGGGTGGGTGACGCTCCGGTTCGGCTGGCAGGACGTGACCCAACGCCCCTGCCTCGTCGCTGCCGACGTGGCCAAGGTCCTTCGCGACCGGGGCTGGGCCGGACGAGCCAGACGGTGCGGACCCCGATGCCTGCTCCACGCAACCGCCTGA
- the murI gene encoding glutamate racemase has translation MTDAPIGIFDSGYGGLTVARAVLDQLPHESVVYLGDTARQPYGTKRIADVRAYALECMDRLVDRGVKVLVIACNTASAAMLHDARERYDVPVVEVIRPAVRRAVAATRNNRVGIISTAATHQSHAYVDSFAAAPQIHVTSQPCPRFVEFVESGITSGPELLQAAHDYLEPVAAHGVDTLILGCTHYPLLTGVISYVMGEDVTLVSSAEETAKDVFRTLADRGALRPDDLPPPTHEFLTTGDPLEFERLARRFLGPEVVSAHAAEVAS, from the coding sequence GTGACAGATGCACCCATCGGGATCTTCGACAGCGGCTACGGCGGGCTGACCGTCGCGCGTGCCGTGCTCGACCAGCTCCCGCATGAGTCCGTCGTCTACCTCGGCGACACCGCCCGTCAGCCCTACGGCACCAAGCGCATCGCCGACGTGCGGGCCTACGCACTGGAGTGCATGGACCGGCTGGTCGACCGTGGCGTGAAGGTCCTCGTCATCGCCTGCAACACCGCGTCGGCGGCGATGCTCCACGACGCCCGGGAGCGCTACGACGTCCCCGTGGTCGAGGTGATCCGCCCCGCCGTGCGCCGGGCCGTGGCCGCCACCCGCAACAACCGCGTCGGCATCATCTCCACGGCAGCCACGCACCAGAGCCACGCCTACGTCGACTCCTTCGCTGCCGCCCCGCAGATCCACGTGACCAGCCAGCCCTGCCCCCGGTTCGTCGAGTTCGTCGAGTCCGGCATCACCTCGGGCCCGGAGCTGCTGCAGGCCGCCCACGACTACCTCGAGCCCGTGGCCGCCCACGGCGTGGACACCCTCATCCTCGGCTGCACGCACTACCCGCTGCTGACCGGCGTCATCTCCTACGTCATGGGCGAGGACGTCACCCTCGTCTCCTCCGCCGAGGAGACCGCCAAGGACGTCTTCCGCACGCTCGCCGACCGTGGCGCCCTGCGCCCCGACGACCTGCCCCCGCCCACGCACGAGTTCCTCACGACCGGGGACCCGCTGGAGTTCGAGCGGCTCGCCCGACGCTTCCTCGGCCCGGAGGTCGTCTCCGCCCACGCCGCAGAGGTGGCGTCCTGA
- a CDS encoding MBL fold metallo-hydrolase: MKLTIIGCSGSFAGPTSPASSYLVQSEHEGRTWNLVLDLGNGALGALQRHIDPRDIDAVVLSHLHPDHCIDLCGLYVVQRYHPEGAAKTPLPVHGPTGTGPRMTEAYGLDEPDAMAAEFDYRDLQERRPVQVGPFTVTPYRVNHPIEAYGLRVEADGAVLAYTGDTDSCDALAPLMHGADLVLADAAFVDGRDDVEGIHLSGSRAARAALDAGGVQRLMLTHIPAWNDPEVCRAQAAGVWPGEVELAVPDTAYEL, from the coding sequence ATGAAGCTGACCATCATCGGCTGCTCCGGCTCGTTCGCCGGCCCGACCTCGCCGGCCTCGAGCTACCTGGTCCAGTCGGAGCACGAGGGCCGCACCTGGAACCTCGTCCTCGACCTCGGCAACGGCGCGCTCGGCGCCCTGCAGCGGCACATCGACCCGCGCGACATCGACGCCGTCGTGCTCTCCCACCTGCACCCCGACCACTGCATCGACCTGTGCGGGCTCTACGTGGTGCAGCGCTACCACCCCGAGGGCGCGGCCAAGACCCCGCTCCCGGTCCACGGGCCTACCGGCACCGGCCCGCGGATGACCGAGGCCTACGGGCTGGACGAGCCGGATGCCATGGCCGCGGAGTTCGACTACCGCGACCTGCAGGAGCGCCGGCCGGTGCAGGTCGGCCCGTTCACGGTCACGCCGTACCGCGTGAACCACCCGATCGAGGCCTACGGCCTGCGGGTCGAGGCCGACGGAGCGGTGCTGGCCTACACCGGCGACACCGACAGCTGCGACGCGCTCGCCCCGCTCATGCACGGCGCCGACCTGGTCCTGGCCGACGCCGCCTTCGTCGACGGCCGCGACGACGTCGAGGGCATCCACCTCTCCGGCAGCCGCGCCGCCCGGGCGGCACTCGACGCCGGCGGGGTGCAGCGCCTCATGCTCACCCACATCCCCGCGTGGAACGACCCGGAGGTATGCCGTGCCCAGGCTGCCGGGGTCTGGCCCGGTGAGGTGGAGCTGGCCGTGCCGGACACGGCCTACGAGCTGTGA